In Mariluticola halotolerans, one DNA window encodes the following:
- a CDS encoding protein adenylyltransferase SelO family protein: MAPADFPQHILRYRNQRAAQTVGLGGLSDTEWLDHFGRFHPLEGSFPKPLALRYHGHQFQNYNPDLGDGRGFLFAQLLDEKDRLLDLATKGSGQTPWSRQGDGRLTLKGGVREVLATTMLEALGVDTSKSFSLIETGESLHRGDEPSPTRSAVLVRLSHSHIRIGTFQRQAHLQDVDALSRLTAHVIEHYYPDCARETMAASAAALLEAVCARVAETGAKWIAAGFVHGVLNTDNINLTGESFDYGPWRFLPHYDPGFAAAYFDQTGLYAFGRQPDVLAWNLTRLAECLLPLGEQADLERALNTYFPAFQRALPTAFLARLGLVSEGAEADAALLETLFKFMASSKAPYEQVLFDWRGGMESAARAAKSPIAELYQSDAFAPVRARLVAFTPAPRLNLDNSYFKRAQPRTMLIDEVEAIWAPIAADDDWCGFEKALTEIADMGRAYGHMP, translated from the coding sequence GTGGCGCCGGCGGATTTTCCGCAGCATATCCTGCGCTACCGCAATCAGCGTGCCGCGCAAACCGTGGGGCTGGGTGGGCTGAGCGATACCGAATGGCTCGATCATTTCGGCCGCTTTCATCCGCTCGAGGGCAGTTTCCCAAAACCCCTGGCGCTGCGCTATCACGGGCACCAGTTTCAGAACTACAATCCCGATCTCGGTGACGGGCGCGGCTTTTTGTTCGCGCAGCTACTGGACGAGAAGGACCGTCTGCTCGATCTGGCGACCAAGGGGAGCGGTCAGACCCCATGGTCGCGGCAGGGCGACGGGCGGCTGACGTTGAAGGGCGGGGTGCGCGAGGTATTGGCCACCACGATGCTGGAAGCGCTTGGTGTTGATACTTCAAAGAGCTTTTCGCTGATCGAGACGGGCGAGAGCCTGCATCGGGGCGACGAGCCTTCACCAACCCGGTCCGCCGTATTGGTCCGGCTTAGCCATTCCCATATCCGTATCGGTACGTTTCAGCGGCAGGCCCATTTGCAAGATGTTGACGCATTGTCCCGGCTTACAGCGCATGTCATTGAGCATTACTATCCCGATTGTGCGCGCGAAACGATGGCCGCTAGTGCGGCGGCGTTGCTGGAGGCGGTGTGCGCCCGGGTCGCCGAGACCGGGGCCAAGTGGATTGCGGCCGGTTTCGTGCATGGGGTGCTGAATACCGACAATATCAATCTCACCGGCGAGAGTTTTGATTATGGGCCGTGGCGGTTTCTGCCGCATTACGATCCGGGATTTGCCGCCGCCTATTTTGACCAGACGGGGCTTTATGCTTTCGGACGGCAGCCGGACGTTCTGGCATGGAACCTCACCCGGTTGGCAGAATGTCTTTTGCCCCTTGGTGAGCAGGCTGATCTGGAACGGGCATTGAATACGTATTTCCCGGCCTTCCAGCGGGCTTTGCCAACAGCTTTTCTGGCGCGACTGGGGTTGGTGTCGGAAGGCGCAGAAGCGGATGCTGCGCTGCTGGAAACGCTATTCAAATTCATGGCCAGCTCGAAAGCGCCTTACGAACAGGTCTTGTTTGACTGGCGCGGGGGCATGGAAAGTGCAGCGCGGGCGGCAAAAAGTCCGATTGCTGAACTTTATCAGTCTGATGCCTTTGCTCCTGTTCGGGCACGTCTGGTTGCCTTCACGCCGGCACCTAGACTCAATCTGGATAATTCCTACTTCAAACGGGCACAACCGCGCACGATGTTGATCGATGAGGTCGAGGCGATTTGGGCCCCGATTGCTGCGGATGATGACTGGTGCGGTTTTGAAAAGGCATTGACGGAAATTGCCGATATGGGGCGGGCCTATGGCCATATGCCCTGA
- a CDS encoding sigma-70 family RNA polymerase sigma factor, which produces MGSATETQAGAEAGDNPAEIHRALMARVAACRDREAFGALFLYFGPRVKSLMLKGGADHAQAEDIVQDVMMVVWRKVHLYAPDRGSVSAWIFTIARNARIDRLRRSASRPYQDIDDLELASEDSNGEDDAIANQRSRRVANAMEELPADQREIIDLAYIQDMSQSEIAAQLNVPLGTVKSRMRLAYAKLRDKLEEMQ; this is translated from the coding sequence ATGGGATCAGCGACGGAAACGCAAGCAGGGGCGGAGGCCGGCGATAATCCGGCCGAGATACATCGTGCCTTGATGGCGCGTGTCGCGGCTTGCCGTGACCGCGAAGCATTCGGTGCGCTGTTTCTATATTTCGGCCCTCGGGTGAAATCCCTGATGTTGAAGGGCGGCGCGGATCATGCGCAGGCAGAGGATATTGTGCAGGACGTGATGATGGTGGTGTGGCGCAAGGTACATCTCTACGCGCCGGATCGCGGCAGCGTCAGCGCATGGATATTCACCATCGCCCGAAATGCCCGTATCGATCGGCTGCGCCGGAGCGCCTCGCGGCCTTATCAGGATATCGACGACCTTGAACTGGCGTCGGAAGACAGCAATGGCGAGGATGATGCCATTGCCAATCAGCGGTCCCGGCGGGTGGCGAATGCCATGGAAGAACTGCCAGCGGATCAGCGGGAAATTATCGACCTGGCCTATATTCAGGACATGTCGCAAAGCGAAATTGCGGCGCAGCTGAATGTGCCACTTGGTACGGTGAAATCGCGGATGCGGTTGGCCTATGCCAAGCTGAGAGACAAGCTTGAGGAAATGCAATGA
- a CDS encoding ChrR family anti-sigma-E factor codes for MTVQHHLDDATLLRYASGDLDEAFSIVVAAHIAMCDTCRAAAHAAEEIGGYLLAEADAAPLESNALDRMMGLLDAEGPDMMPTRQIRVTPKGDVPLPLQHFIGPELDDIRWRKLVPGVRKHTIKLASAPRSSLYMLYIGEGMAMPEHGHGGTEMTLVLSGAYRDDLGRFGPGDIADLDEHVEHQPRVEPGGPCICLVATEAPTRFKGIFSRLLQPLVGI; via the coding sequence ATGACTGTTCAACATCACCTCGATGACGCGACGCTTTTGCGCTACGCGAGCGGTGACCTTGATGAGGCCTTTTCGATCGTCGTCGCCGCGCATATTGCGATGTGCGATACCTGCCGGGCTGCAGCCCATGCAGCGGAGGAAATCGGGGGCTACCTTTTGGCTGAAGCAGATGCTGCGCCGCTGGAAAGCAATGCGCTTGACCGCATGATGGGCCTGTTGGATGCGGAGGGGCCGGACATGATGCCGACCCGTCAGATCCGTGTGACGCCGAAGGGTGATGTGCCCTTGCCGCTGCAGCATTTTATCGGGCCGGAACTGGATGACATTCGATGGCGAAAGCTGGTTCCCGGCGTGCGCAAGCATACCATAAAACTGGCAAGCGCCCCGCGTTCCTCCCTTTACATGCTTTATATCGGCGAGGGCATGGCAATGCCCGAGCATGGTCACGGGGGCACGGAAATGACGCTGGTTCTGTCCGGTGCCTATCGCGATGATCTGGGGCGGTTTGGTCCCGGTGATATCGCCGATCTCGATGAGCATGTGGAACATCAGCCGCGCGTCGAACCGGGTGGTCCATGTATCTGCCTGGTCGCGACAGAAGCGCCGACCCGGTTCAAGGGTATTTTCAGTCGGTTGCTGCAACCCCTTGTTGGAATTTGA
- a CDS encoding SDR family NAD(P)-dependent oxidoreductase, producing MPDTLNKKWQNVWITGGSTGIGRELVSLMDGHVAHIAVSARSAEKLSELADAGKTVAAYPLDVSDKAAVKTCVTDIEDAAGPIDLAVLNAGAWKLMDVAEMDLAAVRTGIEVNYMGVMYALDALLPGMLARGKGHIAIVASVAGYRGLPRSIAYGPTKAALINLAEILRTELGPRGITISVVNPGFVDTPMTRDNPFPMPGIIPAPVAARALLKGLVRERYEIVFPLGFVLLMKFLRILPNAVYFWLVRTIMMRGLDRGA from the coding sequence ATGCCGGACACGCTGAATAAGAAATGGCAAAATGTCTGGATTACCGGTGGCAGCACCGGCATAGGCCGGGAACTGGTGTCTCTGATGGATGGCCATGTGGCACATATTGCAGTGTCGGCACGCTCAGCGGAAAAATTGTCGGAACTGGCTGACGCGGGAAAAACAGTTGCCGCCTATCCGCTTGATGTGTCCGACAAGGCCGCGGTCAAGACTTGTGTCACTGATATCGAGGACGCTGCGGGACCGATTGATCTGGCGGTTCTGAATGCGGGCGCCTGGAAGCTGATGGATGTGGCCGAGATGGATCTGGCTGCGGTGCGCACCGGGATCGAGGTTAATTACATGGGGGTCATGTATGCGCTCGACGCGCTGCTGCCCGGCATGCTGGCCAGGGGTAAAGGCCATATCGCCATTGTTGCATCGGTAGCCGGTTATCGTGGCTTGCCGCGATCGATCGCCTATGGGCCAACCAAGGCAGCGCTGATCAATCTGGCGGAGATTCTACGTACAGAACTCGGGCCGCGCGGCATTACCATCTCCGTGGTCAATCCGGGCTTTGTTGATACACCCATGACGCGGGATAATCCCTTTCCCATGCCCGGCATCATCCCGGCGCCGGTGGCGGCACGCGCCCTGCTGAAAGGCCTTGTGCGCGAGCGTTACGAGATTGTGTTCCCGCTCGGTTTTGTCTTGCTGATGAAATTTTTGCGGATTTTGCCCAACGCCGTTTATTTCTGGCTGGTGCGCACAATCATGATGCGGGGCCTTGACCGGGGCGCTTGA
- a CDS encoding DUF1365 domain-containing protein, with product MKPVREALYFGTVGHARKRPVVHKLSYKVFSVLFDCNDLDGLARRLKLFSHNRFNIFSFYDADYGDGSPLPDYLARISREAGVAGQNLQFSMLCYPRILGYAFNPLTVYFGRDATDTIRLVIYEVHNTFGENKTYVLPADPNEDGLIWQTCAKELYVSPFNPVSGTYSFHVTPIGDNLTVGVALRDTSGPVLKAHFHGKREELTDTGLLWAVARTGFMTLKVYAGIHIEAAKLWFKGMRLVPRPKPPAKPVSYIKRPGQGPAS from the coding sequence ATGAAACCAGTCCGGGAAGCCTTATATTTCGGGACTGTAGGCCACGCGCGCAAGCGCCCCGTGGTCCACAAGCTGAGCTATAAGGTTTTCTCCGTGCTGTTCGACTGCAACGATCTCGACGGGCTGGCCAGGCGCCTGAAGCTGTTCTCCCATAACCGCTTCAATATATTCAGCTTTTACGACGCCGATTACGGCGACGGATCTCCCTTGCCGGATTATCTCGCCCGGATATCCCGCGAAGCCGGCGTTGCAGGACAAAACCTGCAGTTCAGCATGCTCTGCTATCCACGCATACTCGGCTATGCCTTTAACCCCTTGACGGTCTATTTCGGTCGCGATGCCACCGACACTATCCGGCTGGTGATTTATGAGGTTCACAACACCTTCGGCGAGAACAAAACCTATGTCCTGCCTGCCGACCCCAATGAAGACGGCCTGATCTGGCAGACCTGCGCCAAAGAGCTCTACGTCTCACCCTTCAACCCGGTCAGCGGCACCTATAGTTTTCACGTCACCCCGATTGGCGACAATCTGACTGTCGGTGTTGCATTGAGAGACACATCCGGCCCGGTGCTCAAGGCGCATTTTCATGGAAAACGGGAAGAATTGACCGATACCGGGCTGCTCTGGGCTGTGGCGCGCACCGGCTTCATGACCCTCAAGGTCTATGCCGGCATTCACATCGAGGCCGCAAAACTCTGGTTCAAGGGCATGCGTCTGGTGCCACGCCCCAAGCCACCGGCCAAACCGGTCAGCTACATCAAGCGCCCCGGTCAAGGCCCCGCATCATGA
- a CDS encoding NAD(P)/FAD-dependent oxidoreductase, whose translation MDRLKIAVIGSGISGLSAAWLLSQKHQVTLYESGNHIGGHANTVDVETPDGTIPVDTGFIVYNELNYPNLKALYAHLGVRSHATEMSFALSLDNGTYEYSGNGANGFFGQRRNMFSPRHWQLLADLNRFFRSAQTEVDNHPAAISLGDFLAHERYSTTFIDDHIVPMGAAIWSTSMREMMDFPARSFVEFYANHGLLKFRDRPLWRSVTGGSREYVNRMIADGGFEIIKNNQALGVVRHPNYVHINDARGTMRPFDHVVIATHANEALALLDSPDDTETNLLEQFTYQTNRAVLHRDPRWMPKRKRLWSSWNYLKNNTGDENALCVTYWMNELQNLQTDTNLFVTLNPFDEIHPKAVEASFDYEHPVFDGNTKEAQKHLWAIQGTRRTWFCGAYFGYGFHEDGIQSGLAVAESLGGVSRPWQLDNPSSRIAAAPAQLDIAAAE comes from the coding sequence ATGGACAGACTAAAAATTGCGGTCATCGGATCAGGCATTTCCGGCCTGTCTGCAGCCTGGCTTTTATCGCAAAAACATCAGGTTACCCTGTACGAGTCCGGCAATCACATTGGCGGTCACGCCAATACGGTTGACGTTGAAACCCCCGACGGCACGATCCCTGTCGACACAGGCTTTATCGTCTACAATGAGCTGAATTATCCAAACCTGAAAGCACTTTACGCCCATCTGGGTGTTAGAAGTCATGCGACCGAAATGAGCTTTGCCCTGTCATTGGACAATGGCACTTACGAATATTCAGGCAATGGCGCCAACGGCTTTTTCGGTCAGCGCCGCAACATGTTCAGCCCGCGCCACTGGCAATTGCTCGCCGATCTGAACCGCTTTTTCCGCTCCGCCCAGACAGAGGTGGACAACCACCCCGCCGCCATCTCTCTTGGCGATTTTCTGGCCCACGAGCGCTATTCCACAACCTTTATCGATGATCATATCGTGCCCATGGGCGCGGCCATCTGGTCGACCTCCATGCGCGAGATGATGGATTTCCCGGCCCGGTCTTTTGTGGAATTCTACGCCAATCATGGCCTGTTAAAGTTTCGCGACCGCCCCCTTTGGCGCTCCGTCACCGGCGGCAGCCGTGAATATGTCAACCGGATGATCGCCGATGGTGGCTTTGAAATCATCAAGAACAATCAAGCCCTTGGCGTAGTCCGCCACCCCAATTACGTGCACATCAACGACGCGCGCGGCACCATGCGCCCCTTCGACCATGTCGTGATTGCAACCCATGCCAATGAGGCGCTGGCCCTGCTGGATTCCCCCGATGATACCGAAACAAACCTGCTCGAGCAGTTCACCTACCAGACCAACCGCGCCGTCCTGCACCGCGACCCGCGCTGGATGCCAAAACGCAAACGGCTCTGGTCAAGCTGGAACTATCTGAAAAACAATACTGGCGATGAAAATGCGCTCTGCGTGACCTACTGGATGAACGAATTGCAGAACCTGCAAACCGACACCAATCTGTTTGTCACCCTCAACCCGTTCGATGAAATTCACCCCAAAGCCGTCGAAGCCAGCTTTGACTACGAGCACCCCGTATTCGACGGTAACACCAAAGAGGCGCAAAAGCATCTTTGGGCCATTCAGGGCACACGCCGCACCTGGTTCTGTGGTGCCTATTTCGGCTATGGTTTCCACGAAGATGGCATTCAAAGCGGGCTGGCGGTCGCCGAAAGCCTCGGCGGCGTCAGCCGCCCATGGCAGCTGGACAATCCATCAAGCCGGATTGCCGCAGCGCCTGCCCAGCTCGACATCGCAGCCGCAGAATGA
- a CDS encoding DUF2177 family protein — protein MTRYLIAYGITAVVFFVIDFFWITRFARQFYVDQMGDLLAAKPNIGAAAAFYLVYLVGVVVFAVAPALKAGSITTALIYGGLFGFIAYATYDMTNYATLKNWPLPVTIVDLVWGTCLTAVCAAAGYWGTQMLVRG, from the coding sequence ATGACCCGCTATCTGATCGCCTATGGCATTACCGCTGTTGTGTTTTTCGTTATCGATTTTTTCTGGATCACGCGGTTTGCGCGGCAATTCTATGTGGACCAGATGGGGGATTTGCTGGCGGCAAAGCCGAATATCGGCGCGGCGGCGGCGTTTTATCTCGTCTATCTGGTGGGGGTTGTGGTGTTTGCCGTCGCCCCGGCGCTGAAGGCAGGGTCGATTACTACCGCGTTGATTTACGGCGGTTTATTCGGCTTTATCGCCTATGCGACCTATGACATGACCAACTATGCGACCCTGAAAAACTGGCCCTTGCCGGTGACAATTGTTGATCTGGTCTGGGGCACTTGTTTGACGGCTGTTTGTGCGGCGGCGGGCTATTGGGGTACGCAGATGCTGGTGCGGGGCTAG
- a CDS encoding FGGY-family carbohydrate kinase → MREVAALLAKSRIDDLGPLLLAVDVGTASVRAGLVTANATLLAHSTKPIDVHRDGDHFGDYASDQIWAQCCAAVREALAIAGVEGSAVAGIGFDATCSLVVLDKNGKGLQVTPGGTASRDTIAWFDHRALAEARECTETGHYVVQFSGSVISPEMEVPKLMWLKRHMPETWDNIGYLFDLADFLTWKASGKLDRSQSTLTAKWTFTAHADTHWHRDFFEAVGINDIVSRARLPETASLPGAAIGKLTPEAASALGLTTDCAVATGMVDAHAGALGILGAFAQQPQDLHRHLGLIAGTSSCVIALSENPEPIRGIWGPYFGAVLPGTWLSEGGQSATGALLDHIIRWHAAGGTPTRAMHQRISTRVAELRSQQGADFAARLHVLPDFHGNRSPLAEPDAVGVISGLTLDHSFDSLCRLYWRTAVGIALGLRHILETLKTNGYGIETLHIAGGHTHNPLLMELYADATGCAVVTQQSYDAVIRGTVMTAAAAAGLYPDLATACTKMSDTGRTRQPNPEATHIYDTDYRVFLQMHEDRRRLDSLLNEA, encoded by the coding sequence ATGCGCGAAGTTGCAGCCCTGCTTGCCAAATCAAGGATTGACGATCTCGGGCCCCTGCTGCTCGCCGTCGATGTCGGCACCGCCAGCGTCCGCGCCGGTCTGGTCACCGCAAACGCAACGCTTCTCGCCCATAGTACAAAGCCGATAGACGTCCATCGCGATGGCGATCATTTCGGGGATTACGCCTCCGACCAGATCTGGGCCCAGTGTTGCGCCGCCGTGCGCGAGGCCTTGGCCATTGCCGGGGTTGAGGGCAGTGCCGTCGCCGGCATTGGCTTTGACGCCACCTGCTCGCTCGTGGTTCTCGACAAAAACGGCAAAGGCCTGCAAGTCACCCCCGGCGGTACCGCCAGCCGCGATACCATCGCCTGGTTCGATCACCGCGCCCTCGCCGAAGCCCGCGAATGCACCGAAACCGGCCATTACGTCGTCCAGTTCTCCGGCAGTGTCATCAGCCCGGAAATGGAAGTGCCCAAACTGATGTGGCTGAAGCGGCACATGCCCGAGACCTGGGACAATATCGGCTACCTGTTCGATCTGGCCGATTTCCTCACATGGAAAGCCAGCGGCAAGCTCGACCGATCACAGTCCACCCTCACCGCCAAATGGACCTTCACCGCCCATGCCGACACCCATTGGCATCGCGATTTCTTTGAAGCGGTCGGCATAAACGATATCGTTAGCCGCGCCCGCCTGCCCGAAACCGCAAGCCTGCCCGGCGCGGCCATCGGCAAATTGACGCCAGAAGCCGCCAGCGCATTGGGGCTGACCACCGATTGCGCCGTCGCCACCGGCATGGTCGATGCCCATGCCGGCGCCTTGGGCATTCTCGGCGCTTTCGCCCAGCAGCCTCAAGACCTGCACCGCCATCTCGGCCTGATCGCGGGCACATCGAGTTGCGTCATCGCCCTTTCTGAAAATCCCGAGCCGATCCGGGGTATCTGGGGCCCCTATTTCGGCGCGGTCCTGCCCGGTACATGGCTCAGCGAAGGCGGCCAGTCAGCCACTGGTGCCCTGCTCGATCATATCATCCGCTGGCATGCCGCAGGGGGCACGCCCACCCGCGCCATGCATCAGCGCATCAGCACCCGTGTCGCTGAACTGCGTAGCCAGCAGGGTGCGGATTTCGCCGCCCGCCTGCATGTCCTGCCCGATTTTCACGGCAACCGCTCACCCTTGGCCGAACCCGATGCAGTTGGCGTCATCAGCGGGCTGACCCTTGATCATTCCTTCGACAGTCTTTGCCGCCTCTACTGGCGCACCGCTGTCGGCATTGCCTTAGGGCTTCGCCATATCCTTGAGACCCTCAAGACCAATGGTTATGGCATCGAAACCCTGCACATCGCCGGCGGCCATACTCATAACCCCTTGCTGATGGAACTCTATGCCGATGCCACCGGCTGCGCCGTCGTCACCCAGCAAAGCTATGATGCGGTCATTCGCGGCACCGTCATGACCGCAGCCGCCGCCGCCGGCCTTTATCCCGACCTCGCCACCGCCTGTACCAAAATGAGCGATACGGGCCGGACCCGGCAACCCAACCCGGAGGCGACGCATATCTATGACACCGACTACAGGGTTTTCCTGCAAATGCACGAAGACAGACGCCGTCTCGATTCACTCCTGAATGAAGCTTGA
- a CDS encoding NYN domain-containing protein: MRTIVYIDGFNLYYRMLKERPSKKWLNPLALATRILQPSHNIIHVNYYIARVSARAHDPLAPARQATYLKALETVPEISIHEGSFMTSEPWMPLAQPPQARPAGYIWNQPEPNVVKVIKSEEKGSDVNLGAHLVRDAFTDAFDVAVVITNDSDLVEPMRIAIAEAGKRVGLLVPVKYPTQSLMNVASFYLRIRPGHLAHAQFPDTITSSQGTIISKPASWV; the protein is encoded by the coding sequence ATGCGCACAATCGTCTATATTGACGGGTTTAATCTTTACTACCGCATGCTGAAGGAACGGCCTTCAAAGAAGTGGCTAAACCCCTTGGCACTGGCCACCCGAATATTGCAGCCATCCCATAATATAATTCACGTCAATTACTACATTGCCAGGGTCTCGGCGCGCGCTCATGATCCCTTGGCACCAGCGCGGCAGGCCACATATCTAAAAGCTCTGGAAACGGTTCCAGAAATCAGCATTCACGAAGGAAGCTTCATGACTTCCGAACCATGGATGCCCTTGGCGCAACCACCGCAAGCAAGACCGGCCGGTTACATATGGAACCAACCCGAACCCAATGTTGTCAAAGTCATTAAAAGTGAAGAAAAGGGCAGCGATGTGAACTTGGGCGCACATCTCGTTCGCGATGCCTTTACCGACGCCTTCGATGTTGCAGTGGTAATCACCAATGACTCGGATTTGGTCGAACCAATGAGAATTGCTATTGCAGAAGCAGGAAAAAGGGTTGGCTTGCTCGTACCTGTTAAATATCCGACCCAAAGCCTGATGAATGTAGCGTCTTTTTATCTACGCATCCGCCCGGGACATCTTGCGCATGCCCAATTCCCTGACACCATCACGTCTTCGCAGGGTACCATCATTTCCAAACCAGCTTCTTGGGTTTGA
- a CDS encoding mannitol dehydrogenase family protein, whose product MTIGLSLATLKDLQADIRVPAYRRDDLKAGILHFGVGNFHRAHQAVYLDELFSAGHSHDWALIGAGVRPADAEMRDALAAQDWLTTVVEQDATTKNARVTGAMIDYIEPGNTIRILDTLADPAIRIVSLTITEGGYFIDAASGKFNPQHPEIQHDALNPDAPKTVFGLILAGLQRRHANGHPPFTVMSCDNIPGNGHVTADAVVGLAELSDPAFGVWIRQNVAFPNGMVDRITPATGDRERAMVTESFGVRDNWPVVCETFRQWVVEDHFPTGRPALEKVGVTFVEDVAPYELMKIRILNGGHAAIAYPAGLMDIHFVHDAMANPLVSGFLEKVEQDEILPVVPPVPDTDLQAYFQKVGERFANPTVGDTVRRLCLDGSNRQPKFILPSVNDQLARGGNITGLAMVSALWCRYCAGTTDSGAKIAPNDPDWARLNERALAARDNPEAFLAMEDIFGPLAKSQTYVHAFSKALTAIWRDGTKTTLEHYLAGTF is encoded by the coding sequence ATGACTATCGGCCTATCCCTCGCCACCCTGAAAGACCTGCAGGCAGATATTCGCGTCCCCGCCTATAGACGCGACGATCTGAAAGCGGGGATTTTGCATTTCGGCGTCGGCAATTTCCACCGGGCGCATCAGGCGGTCTATCTCGATGAACTGTTTTCCGCCGGCCATAGCCATGACTGGGCGCTGATCGGGGCTGGCGTCCGCCCCGCCGACGCGGAAATGCGCGACGCGCTTGCCGCACAGGACTGGCTGACCACCGTGGTCGAACAGGACGCGACAACAAAAAACGCGCGCGTCACCGGAGCGATGATCGATTATATAGAGCCGGGCAACACCATCCGCATTCTCGACACCCTGGCCGATCCCGCCATTCGCATTGTCTCCCTGACAATCACCGAGGGTGGCTATTTCATCGATGCGGCTTCTGGAAAATTCAATCCCCAGCACCCCGAAATCCAGCACGATGCCCTCAATCCCGATGCGCCGAAAACCGTGTTCGGCCTGATCCTTGCCGGGCTGCAACGCCGCCATGCCAATGGGCATCCGCCTTTCACCGTCATGAGTTGCGACAATATTCCCGGCAATGGCCATGTCACAGCAGACGCTGTGGTCGGGCTGGCTGAACTCTCCGATCCGGCCTTTGGTGTCTGGATCCGCCAGAACGTCGCCTTCCCCAATGGCATGGTCGATCGCATCACCCCCGCCACCGGCGACCGCGAACGCGCCATGGTCACCGAGAGCTTTGGTGTCAGGGACAATTGGCCCGTTGTCTGCGAAACCTTTAGGCAATGGGTGGTCGAGGATCATTTCCCCACCGGCCGCCCCGCGCTTGAAAAGGTCGGCGTCACCTTCGTTGAGGATGTCGCCCCTTATGAATTGATGAAGATCCGTATTCTGAATGGCGGTCACGCCGCCATCGCCTATCCGGCGGGACTGATGGACATACACTTCGTCCACGACGCCATGGCCAATCCATTGGTCAGCGGCTTCCTCGAAAAAGTCGAGCAGGATGAAATCCTCCCCGTCGTTCCGCCGGTGCCTGATACAGATTTGCAAGCCTATTTCCAAAAGGTCGGCGAGCGTTTCGCCAACCCCACCGTTGGCGACACCGTCAGGCGGCTTTGCCTTGACGGCTCCAACCGGCAACCAAAATTCATCCTGCCCTCGGTCAACGATCAACTGGCCCGCGGCGGCAACATTACCGGGTTGGCAATGGTCTCAGCCCTCTGGTGCCGCTATTGCGCCGGCACCACCGATAGCGGCGCTAAAATTGCCCCCAATGATCCCGACTGGGCCCGCCTGAACGAACGGGCACTCGCGGCACGCGACAACCCTGAAGCCTTCCTCGCCATGGAAGACATCTTCGGCCCCCTTGCCAAATCCCAAACCTATGTCCATGCTTTCTCCAAAGCCCTCACCGCCATCTGGCGCGACGGCACCAAGACAACGCTGGAACATTATCTCGCCGGAACTTTCTGA